A single genomic interval of Arachis duranensis cultivar V14167 chromosome 7, aradu.V14167.gnm2.J7QH, whole genome shotgun sequence harbors:
- the LOC107459718 gene encoding increased DNA methylation 1 isoform X2 — protein sequence MEGLCEEGSNEERQIFTEVFSSNGIFQSSQRCLVSGVINFECESAKNTFKSFCSSNEVSAVLRSSSSRFKHPEEDLNAIQDSKETALGCVPKSFTCEDDQNDEEMNVKRMKFSLHETPSGRSDSENVLNPSELSKDTVSNLSHADCDSEPIAFHLVESSKCGVISSSYLLKHNVLQSKPAAKGDVDATKCKSATADSNVAKEVIVGKAIASPASQESFANRLVVTTSSISAVNPLHPEEMSKDFISADMDISDSLSKLDKKDPRTLLQFHILRLLTAAGWSVEKRKRPSRRYIESVYRTPKGKTVREFTKAWRLCGQLLSVEKCNLAYEECKEWSDISQFWSDLSIALINVEKGMNQLETASMLAYQWWLLDPFVVLIFFNRKIGALKKGEVIKLTRTLVSGNSACKRKSDEDIYVVANPSSIENHCRKISVNKSSMDLVFSPGYGLDSSGTQQSACSFDILTSSGNSIQMLEGSKVNDVHQANVGNSQRVDEDNGIEGDVLLEMSQEKNASELSHALVHFHDSEAIQQSNYSDGEGRKISTASVSETDKTCSATSVILKKKMRRRCKRVSQIKLSMLYRSDMVGSTVTEQMQSLNGGPSGTQFGLEEAHDNLVDDSGTKRSCRKLSSVGASQHIRKPNYSINGMNKSSRCRIKDDDLLVSAIFKNKDSGQNMIRGNSKAKSGKLRGRRNLKSQKGRCRLLPRNLCNAGNHNKDGKRYYLGSRTVLSWLIENGVISINDVIQYRSLKDDAVIKDGRITKDGVVCKCCSNVFTLSEFKFHAGFALNRPCLNLFMESGEPFTLCLLQAWSSEYKARKSQNQAVKVDNDDRNDDSCGLCGEGGELICCDNCPSTFHLTCLSTQIPDGNWYCTNCTCRICGKLVMDKEASDGYDSLQCSQCEHKYHDKCLKERDKQEGFLPDTWFCGQSCQEVYSGLQSQVGLVNHVSNGFSWMLLRCIHDDQKVHSTQWLALKAVCNTKLAVALTIMEECFLSMLDPRTGIHMIPQLLYNWGSDFARLNFQGFYTVVLEKQDVLTSVACIRVHGTTVAEMPLIATCSRFRRQGMCRLLVSSIEEMLTSVKVEKLVVAAIPDLVETWTKGFGFTPVDAAEKQKFNKINFMVFPGTVLLEKPLYKKERPEGICYASMMAANEPTKVGISSEEMALDKSALEDVGDIATDDVGADKSGKPAELEGKNHRDTIADRETSRDDNTQAINNDDTGLDATKSTEISSCFGAEIIPVMVSDKSDKLCGGDSMLELRMSSEIQTACKLGQQSSEDCNVKKDGAESGVLVIEEKDVKVGEVQENANVQGNFSNLSCKTFVGSNFDIDSSIERSGETALFGTFAKSAS from the exons ATGGAAGGCTTATGCGAGGAGGGATCTAATGAAGAAAGACAGATTTTTACTGAGGTCTTTTCCAGTAATGGCATTTTTCAGTCTAGTCAGAGGTGTCTTGTTTCTGGAGTTATCAACTTTGAATGTGAATCTGCAAAAAACACTTTCAAATCATTCTGCTCTAGTAATGAAGTTTCAGCTGTACTGCGCTCCTCATCTTCAAGATTTAAACATCCCGAGGAGGACCTTAATGCCATTCAAGATTCCAAAGAGACTGCTTTGGGGTGTGTGCCAAAGAGTTTCACATGTGAAGATGATCAAAATGACGAGGAAATGAATGTCAAGCGAATGAAGTTTTCTTTACATGAAACTCCTAGTGGTAGATCTGATTCAGAAAATGTTTTGAATCCATCAGAACTTTCAAAAGATACAGTTTCTAATTTATCTCATGCTGACTGTGATAGTGAACCCATTGCTTTTCATTTAGTTGAATCATCCAAGTGTGGTGTGATATCTAGTAGCTATCTGTTGAAGCATAATGTGTTACAGAGCAAACCAGCGGCTAAGGGTGATGTAGATGCTACAAAATGTAAATCAGCAACTGCAGACAGTAATGTTGCAAAAGAGGTGATTGTAGGTAAGGCAATTGCTTCTCCTGCTTCCCAGGAGAGCTTTGCAAACAGGCTTGTGGTTACGACATCATCAATCAGTGCTGTGAATCCTTTACATCCTGAAGAAATGTCAAAAGACTTCATATCTGCTGACATGGATATTTCAGATTCATTATCAAAGCTGGACAAAAAGGATCCTCGTACTTTGCTGCAGTTTCATATTTTGCGGTTGCTTACAGCGGCAGGATGGTCAGTTGAGAAGCGTAAACGCCCTAGTAGGCGATACATTGAGTCCGTTTATAGGACTCCAAAAGGAAAAACTGTCCGGGAATTTACAAAGGCTTGGAGATTATGCGGTCAGCTTCTGTCTGTTGAAAAATGTAATTTAGCATATGAAGAATGTAAGGAATGGAGTGATATTAGTCAATTTTGGTCTGATTTGTCCATTGCACTGATAAATGTTGAAAAAGGAATGAACCAGTTAGAGACTGCTTCTATGTTGGCTTATCAATGGTGGCTTCTGGATCCCTTTGtagtactaattttttttaatagaaagatTGGTGCACTGAAAAAGGGAGAAGTAATCAAATTAACTCGAACTTTAGTTTCGGGTAACAGTGCTTGTAAACGGAAATCAGATGAAGATATATATGTTGTAGCGAATCCCAGCAGCATAGAAAACCATTGTAGAAAAATCTCTGTAAACAAAAGCAGTATGGATCTAGTTTTCTCACCTGGTTATGGATTAGATAGCAGTGGCACTCAGCAAAGTGCTTGCTCTTTTGATATTCTTACAAGTTCGGGAAATTCAATACAAATGCTTGAAGGGTCTAAGGTAAATGATGTTCACCAGGCTAACGTTGGAAATTCTCAAAGGGTTGATGAAGATAATGGGATTGAGGGAGATGTACTATTGGAAATGTCACAGGAAAAGAATGCATCTGAATTAAGCCATGCCCTTGTTCATTTTCATGACTCTGAGGCTATTCAACAGTCTAATTATAGTGATGGAGAGGGCAGAAAAATCTCAACAGCTTCTGTATCTGAGACAGATAAGACATGCTCTGCCACCAGTGTTATTCTTAAGAAGAAAATGAGGAGGAGGTGCAAAAGGGTATCTCAGATCAAACTGAGTATGTTATACCGTAGTGACATGGTGGGCTCAACTGTTACTGAGCAGATGCAATCACTGAATGGTGGTCCAAGTGGAACTCAGTTTGGGTTGGAAGAGGCTCACGATAATCTAGTAGACGATTCAGGAACAAAAAGAAGCTGCAGGAAGTTATCATCTGTCGGTGCATCCCAGCATATTAGGAAACCAAACTACTCCATAAATGGAATGAATAAGTCCAGTAGATGCCGGATTAAAGATGATGATCTGTTGGTCTCAGCAATATTCAAGAACAAGGATTCTGGCCAAAATATGATTCGTGGTAATTCTAAAGCAAAATCTGGCAAATTGAGAGGCCGGAGAAATCTTAAAAGCCAAAAGGGCAGATGTCGGTTGCTACCAAGGAATCTTTGCAATGCAGGGAATCACAATAAGGATGGCAAGAGGTATTATTTGGGGTCAAGGACAGTCTTGTCCTGGTTGATTGAGAATGGTGTGATATCTATAAATGATGTGATTCAATACCGAAGCCTTAAAGATGATGCTGTCATTAAGGATGGTAGGATTACCAAGGATGGTGTTGTGTGCAAGTGTTGTTCTAATGTGTTTACATTATCAGAGTTCAAATTTCATGCTGGTTTTGCACTGAATCGTCCCTGCTTGAATCTTTTCATGGAGTCTGGTGAGCCGTTTACACTGTGCCTCCTTCAAGCTTGGTCTTCTGAGTACAAAGCCAGGAAAAGTCAGAATCAAGCTGTGAAAGTTGATAATGATGATAGAAATGACGACTCATGCGGCCTATGTGGGGAGGGGGGTGAGCTGATTTGTTGTGATAACTGTCCGTCTACTTTTCATCTGACTTGTTTGTCCACTCAG ATCCCTGATGGCAACTGGTACTGCACAAATTGCACTTGTCGGATATGTGGAAAATTGGTCATGGACAAGGAGGCTTCAGATGGGTATGATTCATTGCAATGTTCACAATGTGAACATAAAT ATCATGATAAATGCCTGAAAGAAAGAGATAAACAAGAAGGCTTTCTTCCAGATACTTGGTTTTGTGGTCAGAGTTGTCAGGAG GTATACTCTGGTCTCCAATCTCAAGTGGGGTTAGTTAATCATGTTTCCAATGGCTTCTCATGGATGCTTCTTAGATGCATCCATGATGACCAAAAGGTTCATTCTACCCAGTGGTTAGCCCTGAAGGCGGTGTGCAATACTAAGTTAGCTGTTGCGCTTACTATCATGGAGGAGTGTTTTTTGTCGATGTTGGATCCAAGAACAGGCATACACATGATACCCCAACTATTGTACAACTGGGG GTCTGATTTTGCTCGCCTgaattttcaagggttttaCACTGTGGTATTGGAAAAGCAGGATGTGTTAACATCTGTAGCATGTATTAG GGTGCATGGAACTACAGTTGCTGAGATGCCTCTCATTGCAACTTGCAGTCGGTTTCGTCGGCAAGGAATGTGCCGACTCCTTGTGAGTTCAATTGAAGAG ATGCTAACATCTGTCAAGGTAGAGAAGCTTGTGGTAGCAGCAATTCCAGATTTGGTGGAGACATGGACCAAAGGATTTGGATTCACACCTGTGGATGCCGCCGAAAAGCAGAAGTTCAACAAAATCAACTTCATGGTTTTTCCTGGAACAGTGTTACTTGAAAAACCCTTGTACAAGAAGGAAAGACCCGAAG GAATCTGTTATGCATCAATGATGGCAGCAAATGAACCAACCAAAGTAGGTATCAGTTCCGAAGAAATGGCCCTGGATAAATCAGCACTAGAAGATGTTGGAGACATTGCTACTGACGACGTGGGTGCTGATAAGTCAGGGAAACCAGCAGAACTTGAAGGTAAGAATCACAGAGACACCATTGCTGACAGGGAAACCAGCAGAGATGATAACACTCAAGCCATCAACAACGACGACACTGGATTAGACGCCACAAAATCAACAGAAATTAGTAGCTGTTTTGGAGCAGAGATCATCCCGGTAATGGTCTCGGACAAGTCTGATAAATTGTGCGGTGGAGACAGCATGCTCGAACTGAGAATGAGCAGCGAAATCCAAACGGCGTGTAAGTTGGGACAGCAATCAAGTGAGGACTGTAATGTAAAGAAAGATGGTGCTGAATCAGGTGTATTAGTTATTGAGGAAAAGGATGTCAAAGTAGGTGAAGTTCAGGAAAAT